A window of Paenibacillus sp. 19GGS1-52 contains these coding sequences:
- the spoIIIAF gene encoding stage III sporulation protein AF yields MTWLGGWLREIILVVLLAAFVEMLLPSKSMERYARLVLSLLVLLTMLSPIVSLLKGDAASELSVAIAKQEKDGGLLSGAKQGDDSLQKILADGQMLAKGRQEQSLKLAAQEVAGQMRDQITSETGVRGAQVTVKLGMGKAADATIGQEVPVISSVSVSLPATTGGATGTSSPTTTGTTTAESIVIPPVEAVQITVETTPDTEETGTAAGAGTEAANGSNKADNHAADEADSIIKLLEQKWDLAPGVIQVQGNSSSDTKL; encoded by the coding sequence ATGACCTGGTTAGGCGGGTGGCTGCGGGAGATCATTCTGGTTGTGCTGCTGGCAGCTTTCGTGGAAATGCTGCTTCCGAGTAAGTCCATGGAGCGTTACGCCAGGCTGGTGCTCAGTTTGCTGGTACTGCTCACCATGCTGAGTCCGATTGTTTCACTACTGAAGGGGGACGCTGCGTCAGAACTAAGTGTTGCCATAGCGAAGCAGGAGAAAGATGGCGGACTGCTCTCAGGAGCCAAACAAGGAGACGATTCGCTGCAGAAGATTCTGGCGGATGGGCAGATGCTAGCCAAGGGGCGCCAGGAGCAGAGCTTGAAGTTGGCCGCTCAGGAAGTTGCTGGTCAGATGAGAGATCAAATCACCAGTGAGACCGGAGTGCGCGGGGCACAAGTTACAGTGAAACTTGGGATGGGAAAAGCCGCTGATGCAACTATCGGCCAAGAGGTCCCGGTGATTTCTTCGGTGAGCGTCTCCTTGCCAGCAACAACTGGCGGAGCCACTGGAACTAGCAGTCCTACAACCACGGGAACAACAACCGCAGAGTCGATTGTTATTCCACCAGTGGAAGCAGTCCAGATCACAGTAGAGACTACTCCTGACACTGAGGAGACTGGAACAGCAGCTGGGGCTGGGACGGAAGCAGCGAATGGAAGCAATAAGGCTGACAATCACGCAGCAGATGAGGCCGATTCAATAATTAAGCTGTTAGAGCAGAAATGGGACCTGGCTCCCGGAGTTATTCAGGTGCAGGGCAATAGCAGCAGTGACACTAAACTTTGA
- the spoIIIAB gene encoding stage III sporulation protein SpoIIIAB, whose translation MLKLFGAVLIVLAGTLAGFQRARQYADRPQHIRGLIAALQRLETEIMYGFTPLPEAMRRIGQQSREPLKWFFVKTAEEMSPPHDRSAQDAFQRVMEAHWKTTAMKGTEKEILRQLSCTLGTSDRTNQSTHIALALQQLKQEETMAREDQGKYEKMSKSLGLLLGALIVILIF comes from the coding sequence ATGCTTAAGCTGTTTGGCGCCGTGTTGATCGTGCTGGCGGGTACGCTGGCAGGATTCCAGCGTGCTCGGCAGTATGCTGACAGGCCGCAGCACATTCGTGGCTTAATCGCCGCTCTACAACGGCTGGAGACCGAAATTATGTACGGGTTCACACCGCTGCCGGAAGCCATGAGGCGGATCGGGCAGCAGTCCAGAGAACCGCTAAAGTGGTTTTTTGTCAAAACTGCCGAAGAGATGAGTCCTCCACATGACCGGAGTGCCCAGGATGCCTTCCAGCGGGTCATGGAAGCTCACTGGAAGACGACCGCAATGAAGGGGACAGAGAAAGAGATTCTCCGACAGCTTAGCTGCACGCTGGGTACAAGCGACAGGACGAATCAGAGTACCCATATTGCACTGGCTTTGCAGCAATTGAAGCAGGAGGAAACAATGGCCAGAGAGGATCAGGGCAAGTATGAAAAAATGAGTAAAAGCCTGGGTCTGCTGCTTGGAGCATTGATCGTCATTTTGATCTTTTAG
- the accB gene encoding acetyl-CoA carboxylase biotin carboxyl carrier protein has translation MFKLSEIKELIKLLDQTSSVHELEIESEGMKLAIRKPDRPEADGSAIQATPYAYPFTHAPQPQSPQQVFYTAASEAPSAPQPQATPVEGTLHKIVSPMVGTFYSAASPELGSFVNVGDRVSEKSTVCIIEAMKLMNELEAEIKGEIVSVLAENGQLVEYGQPLFLVKPE, from the coding sequence ATGTTCAAGTTAAGCGAAATTAAGGAATTAATTAAATTGCTGGACCAGACCTCCTCTGTACATGAATTGGAGATCGAAAGCGAAGGAATGAAGCTGGCTATTCGCAAACCGGATCGCCCTGAAGCTGATGGATCAGCAATTCAGGCGACTCCTTATGCCTACCCCTTTACGCACGCCCCACAGCCGCAGAGCCCGCAACAAGTTTTTTATACGGCAGCCAGCGAGGCTCCTTCTGCACCGCAGCCGCAGGCTACTCCTGTAGAAGGCACATTACATAAAATCGTGTCTCCAATGGTGGGGACTTTCTATAGTGCCGCATCTCCGGAACTAGGGTCATTTGTAAATGTGGGCGACCGTGTTAGTGAGAAATCAACGGTATGCATTATTGAAGCAATGAAGCTGATGAATGAGCTGGAAGCGGAGATTAAGGGTGAAATCGTGTCTGTACTGGCTGAGAACGGTCAGCTTGTAGAATACGGTCAGCCGCTGTTCCTGGTGAAACCGGAATAA
- a CDS encoding YitT family protein: protein MHVRNYGVPLVTGTVAKQVREIVIIIFSAFLVASGLRLFLIPHQLLSGGVAGVASVAGYLTNPKFISLIYFAINLPILIWGFIVVGKKYICLSMLSVLATTWFLNIIPVVQLTKDPILASIFGGVIIAGGVGFSLRAGGSSGGFDILGSIITRKHDIPMGSVLFVMDGLVILSLGFFKSWDSALYAMLCIFVKSRVVDMIHIRHVKLTCFIVTKERDRMLESLTRLPHGVTVVNTEGGYSHEGNAMLMTVTTRYELATLRKTILETDPKSFVNVLQTVEIVGRFRRMV, encoded by the coding sequence ATGCACGTTCGTAATTACGGAGTACCGCTCGTTACTGGAACTGTGGCCAAACAAGTTCGGGAAATTGTCATTATCATTTTCTCGGCCTTTTTGGTGGCAAGCGGGCTTCGGTTATTTCTCATTCCTCACCAGCTTTTAAGTGGAGGAGTAGCCGGAGTGGCTTCCGTAGCCGGTTATTTAACGAATCCAAAGTTTATCTCGCTCATTTATTTTGCTATTAACCTTCCTATTCTTATCTGGGGCTTTATCGTTGTAGGCAAGAAATATATTTGTTTAAGCATGTTATCCGTTCTAGCCACGACCTGGTTTCTGAATATTATTCCTGTGGTGCAGTTGACCAAGGACCCCATTCTGGCGAGTATATTTGGCGGGGTAATCATTGCAGGCGGAGTGGGTTTCTCGCTGCGTGCTGGAGGTTCTTCCGGTGGATTTGACATATTAGGCTCTATTATTACCCGTAAGCATGATATCCCTATGGGGAGCGTACTCTTTGTAATGGACGGGCTCGTTATTCTAAGTCTCGGGTTCTTCAAAAGCTGGGACTCCGCACTGTACGCCATGCTCTGTATCTTCGTCAAGAGCAGAGTGGTAGATATGATCCATATCCGCCATGTGAAATTAACCTGCTTCATTGTTACGAAGGAGCGGGATAGAATGCTGGAGTCGCTTACCCGACTGCCTCACGGCGTCACGGTGGTCAATACGGAGGGTGGCTATAGCCACGAAGGTAATGCGATGTTGATGACCGTTACAACCCGCTATGAGCTGGCCACGTTGCGAAAGACCATTCTGGAGACCGATCCGAAATCATTTGTTAACGTGCTGCAGACCGTAGAGATCGTGGGCAGGTTTCGGAGGATGGTTTGA
- the spoIIIAC gene encoding stage III sporulation protein AC: MNIEVNAIFQIAGIGIIIAMIHTVLKQMGKEDMAHWVTIVGFIVVLFMVIRMLDGLLQEIKTIFLFQ, translated from the coding sequence ATGAATATTGAAGTTAACGCCATCTTTCAAATTGCCGGCATCGGCATCATTATAGCCATGATCCACACGGTGCTTAAGCAGATGGGCAAAGAGGATATGGCTCATTGGGTGACGATCGTCGGGTTTATTGTTGTGTTGTTTATGGTGATCCGCATGCTGGATGGATTGCTCCAGGAAATAAAAACGATCTTTCTTTTTCAATAA
- a CDS encoding aspartate kinase, with protein MSLYVMKFGGSSVGDTERMKRVAKRIADKQDEGHHCVVVVSAMGDTTDELIDQAKQLNGQPPAREMDMLMTTGEQISVALLSIALHGIGRDAVSYTGWQAGFRTDDTHGRARINEIVPRRVLESLEKNRIVIVAGFQGMTLDGEITTLGRGGSDTTAVALAAAIKADVCEIYTDVDGIYSTDPRIVKSARKLKEISYDEMLELANLGAAVLHPRAVEYAKRHQVKLVVRSSFNTNEGTVVKEEASMEQGVVVSGIAYDKNVARISILGVPDMPGVLAQVFGKLAEEGVDVDIIVQSGVQNKKADFSFTVSLDDMARAKEVIEQMHATLPYSEVTSEDNLVKVSIVGAGMVSHPGVAAQMFEVISKQGVSIKMVSTSEIKVSCVIESGNLQHIIQALHTAYNLDTTEQAFVGGPQDRR; from the coding sequence TTGTCACTTTATGTTATGAAATTCGGAGGCAGCTCCGTCGGCGACACCGAACGTATGAAACGCGTCGCCAAGCGCATCGCAGACAAGCAGGATGAGGGGCACCACTGCGTTGTGGTTGTATCCGCCATGGGCGACACAACGGATGAATTGATCGATCAGGCGAAGCAACTGAACGGGCAGCCGCCCGCACGTGAAATGGATATGCTGATGACGACTGGAGAACAAATCTCTGTAGCGCTGTTGTCCATTGCTCTTCACGGAATCGGACGGGATGCTGTTTCTTATACAGGCTGGCAGGCCGGATTCCGCACGGATGATACTCACGGACGTGCCCGCATTAATGAAATTGTACCGCGGCGCGTACTGGAATCACTGGAAAAGAATCGAATTGTTATCGTAGCCGGTTTTCAGGGCATGACGCTTGATGGGGAGATTACTACCCTTGGACGCGGAGGCTCAGATACGACAGCTGTAGCGCTGGCTGCAGCGATCAAAGCTGATGTATGTGAGATCTATACTGATGTAGACGGAATTTATTCCACAGACCCGCGTATCGTGAAAAGTGCGCGGAAGCTGAAGGAAATCTCTTATGACGAAATGCTCGAACTGGCCAATCTGGGCGCAGCAGTCTTGCATCCACGTGCTGTGGAATACGCGAAACGTCATCAAGTAAAGCTGGTCGTCAGATCAAGCTTCAACACTAATGAAGGTACCGTTGTGAAGGAGGAAGCGAGCATGGAGCAGGGAGTTGTAGTCAGCGGAATTGCGTATGACAAGAATGTAGCACGTATTAGTATTTTGGGAGTGCCTGATATGCCAGGCGTGCTGGCGCAAGTCTTCGGCAAGCTGGCGGAAGAGGGCGTTGACGTAGATATTATCGTACAGAGCGGAGTGCAGAACAAGAAGGCTGATTTCTCCTTTACCGTCTCCTTGGATGATATGGCACGGGCTAAAGAAGTTATTGAGCAAATGCATGCAACTTTGCCTTATAGTGAAGTTACATCTGAAGATAACCTCGTGAAGGTATCCATTGTGGGCGCAGGCATGGTCAGCCACCCTGGTGTTGCCGCACAAATGTTTGAAGTCATCTCCAAGCAGGGCGTTAGTATCAAGATGGTTAGTACCTCCGAGATCAAGGTTTCCTGCGTGATTGAATCCGGTAATCTGCAACATATCATTCAGGCGCTTCACACCGCCTATAACTTGGATACGACCGAGCAGGCCTTCGTTGGTGGTCCTCAGGATCGCCGCTAA
- a CDS encoding YqhV family protein: MAVLRIISGSVEISAALLMLRLNQVDKALVVNSALALVGPTVLILTTTIGLTGMTQQLSWSKIGWIGCGVAFLLIGILKK; encoded by the coding sequence ATGGCAGTGCTGCGAATAATATCCGGCAGTGTGGAAATTTCAGCTGCACTTCTTATGCTGCGCTTGAATCAGGTGGACAAGGCGCTGGTAGTGAATTCGGCGCTAGCACTGGTAGGTCCGACTGTATTGATCTTGACTACAACCATTGGCCTTACAGGGATGACCCAGCAGCTTTCGTGGAGCAAGATTGGCTGGATCGGTTGCGGAGTGGCCTTTCTCTTAATCGGCATTCTGAAAAAATGA
- the spoIIIAE gene encoding stage III sporulation protein AE: MQVRSIFRPPKLKMILLLLPCLLFLWCAGTAQASPVSSSSTDSDSSSPVDKWVKSQVQDLPKDGVEMYWDQLMKDYGGFFPDGATPSLMDMLLPGDKGLSFQGVLSGLMGYMWHEVLYNGKLLVTIVMISVLSMILETLQTAFERKTVSKVAYTLCYMVVLVIAVNSFNISIGYAQDAIDRMIDFMMAMIPLLFALLASMGNVVTVSVTHPLIVFMIHTVGTLIHTVVFPLLFFSAVLHLVSALSEKYKLTQLANLLRNIGAGLLGVLLTVFLGVISVRGITASVTDGVTIRAAKYITGNFVPVIGKMFADATDTVISASLLVKNAIGLSGVIIILFICAFPAIKILVLALIYNVAAAVMQPLGETPIVSCLQTIGKSMIYVFAALAAVSLMFFMAVTIMLTAGNVTVMMR; encoded by the coding sequence ATGCAAGTGCGCAGTATTTTTCGGCCTCCCAAATTAAAAATGATACTGCTGCTGCTTCCTTGCTTATTGTTTCTTTGGTGCGCTGGGACTGCTCAGGCCTCTCCTGTCAGCTCCTCCTCTACCGACTCTGACTCTAGCTCACCCGTCGATAAATGGGTGAAGAGCCAAGTCCAGGACCTGCCTAAGGACGGAGTTGAGATGTACTGGGATCAGTTGATGAAGGATTACGGCGGGTTTTTCCCCGATGGGGCCACACCTTCACTTATGGACATGCTGCTTCCGGGGGATAAGGGGCTTAGCTTTCAGGGTGTATTATCCGGTCTTATGGGATACATGTGGCATGAAGTGCTGTATAACGGCAAGCTACTGGTGACGATTGTCATGATCAGTGTGCTCAGCATGATTCTGGAGACGCTGCAGACCGCTTTTGAACGTAAAACAGTCAGTAAGGTTGCTTATACGCTCTGTTACATGGTCGTGCTGGTGATCGCCGTCAACAGCTTCAATATATCGATAGGGTATGCACAGGATGCGATCGACCGGATGATCGACTTCATGATGGCCATGATTCCACTGCTGTTTGCGCTTTTGGCTTCTATGGGCAATGTCGTTACCGTCTCAGTGACCCATCCGTTGATTGTTTTTATGATTCATACCGTTGGGACGCTGATCCATACTGTAGTCTTCCCGCTGCTGTTCTTCTCGGCGGTGCTGCATCTAGTCAGCGCATTGTCGGAGAAATATAAGCTGACTCAGCTGGCCAATCTGCTGCGCAATATTGGAGCGGGACTGCTGGGAGTGCTGCTGACCGTGTTCCTGGGCGTGATTTCAGTCAGAGGAATTACCGCATCTGTAACGGATGGGGTCACAATCAGGGCCGCTAAATATATAACAGGCAATTTCGTGCCGGTCATCGGTAAAATGTTCGCAGATGCTACGGATACGGTAATCTCGGCCTCACTGCTGGTGAAGAATGCCATCGGGCTGTCGGGTGTCATTATCATTTTGTTCATTTGTGCTTTTCCAGCGATCAAAATACTGGTGCTGGCCCTCATCTACAATGTGGCCGCCGCGGTAATGCAGCCGCTGGGAGAAACACCGATCGTAAGCTGCCTGCAGACTATCGGAAAAAGCATGATTTATGTCTTCGCCGCATTGGCTGCTGTATCGTTAATGTTTTTTATGGCGGTCACGATTATGCTGACTGCCGGTAATGTCACCGTCATGATGAGGTGA
- the spoIIIAA gene encoding stage III sporulation protein AA → MANDWLQLFPEKVRSLLQTLPSPLLGMVEEIRVRESRPLEINYSGRYHFLSGDGSLTQIPEEAYKPDREDTHRLLDLISNHSLYTMEEELRKGFITIPGGHRIGLAGRTVLSGGGVEHLRDITSFNVRIARAVPGIADGVLPYLLDRGRQRIMHTLILSPPQHGKTTLLRDLARQISTGVQSKREGVRPGLKVGIVDERSEIAGSRRGIPAFDVGPRTDILDGCPKAEGMMMMIRSLSPDVLIADEIGRPEDAEAVTEALHAGISVVASAHGKEVSELARRPGLGGLLEHKMFERYVILHRSEAGLSFRILDSQKRGLLLVSAEERIGGDVHA, encoded by the coding sequence ATGGCTAACGATTGGCTTCAATTGTTTCCTGAAAAAGTGAGATCTTTGCTCCAAACACTCCCCAGCCCGCTGCTTGGGATGGTTGAGGAAATACGTGTCCGCGAAAGCCGTCCGCTTGAAATTAATTATTCCGGAAGGTATCACTTTCTCTCCGGGGACGGCAGCCTGACGCAGATTCCAGAAGAAGCCTACAAGCCGGACCGGGAAGACACTCACCGGCTGCTGGATCTGATCAGCAACCATTCACTGTACACGATGGAGGAAGAGCTGCGCAAAGGCTTCATTACGATTCCCGGTGGGCATCGGATTGGACTGGCTGGTCGAACGGTGCTGAGTGGGGGTGGCGTGGAGCATTTGCGCGATATTACCAGCTTCAATGTGCGGATTGCCCGTGCTGTGCCTGGCATCGCCGATGGTGTGCTGCCTTATCTGCTGGACAGGGGGCGGCAGCGGATTATGCATACGCTGATCCTATCGCCACCTCAGCACGGCAAGACAACCCTGCTGCGTGACCTGGCAAGGCAAATCTCCACTGGTGTGCAAAGCAAGCGGGAGGGCGTACGGCCTGGGCTGAAGGTTGGAATTGTTGATGAACGTTCGGAAATTGCCGGTAGCAGACGTGGTATTCCGGCCTTTGACGTCGGCCCGCGCACAGACATTCTGGATGGGTGCCCCAAAGCGGAAGGCATGATGATGATGATACGCTCGCTCTCGCCTGATGTGCTAATCGCAGATGAGATTGGCCGCCCTGAGGACGCTGAGGCCGTGACGGAGGCGCTGCACGCCGGAATATCCGTTGTAGCGTCTGCACACGGCAAGGAAGTGTCCGAGCTGGCCCGCAGGCCGGGCCTAGGCGGATTGCTGGAGCACAAGATGTTCGAACGGTATGTTATCCTACACCGCTCAGAAGCGGGCCTCTCCTTTCGAATCCTCGACAGCCAGAAACGCGGGCTGCTGCTGGTCTCTGCGGAGGAACGGATAGGCGGTGACGTTCATGCTTAA
- the spoIIIAG gene encoding stage III sporulation protein AG, with the protein MGNWLKKLEQWAGGGAGSPKRSHTFRWLIILGLLGAAIMLFNSFVNVKKLDSENTGREPPVNQSTQSALLQGETTTPNSFDSIEEAMENRTKEILEKIVGVGTVDIMVTVDSTEEIVVQRNMNDSQQLSEETDASGGKRHTTQYTRDGEIVTYTQSGDETPIITKRIKPQVRGVLVVAKGAENKVVRGLIEQAIEKGLNVPSYRISVVPRKQE; encoded by the coding sequence ATGGGCAATTGGCTGAAAAAACTGGAGCAATGGGCTGGGGGCGGTGCTGGGAGTCCGAAGCGAAGTCATACCTTTCGCTGGCTGATTATTCTGGGTCTGCTAGGTGCGGCGATTATGCTGTTCAATTCCTTCGTTAACGTGAAGAAGCTGGACAGTGAGAACACGGGGCGTGAGCCGCCAGTGAATCAATCCACACAGTCCGCATTGCTGCAGGGTGAGACAACGACGCCAAATTCATTCGACAGTATTGAAGAGGCCATGGAGAATCGGACGAAGGAGATTCTGGAAAAAATCGTTGGCGTCGGTACAGTCGATATCATGGTCACCGTAGACTCAACAGAGGAGATTGTTGTGCAACGCAATATGAATGATTCTCAGCAGCTTAGTGAAGAAACCGATGCAAGTGGCGGCAAGCGGCATACGACACAGTATACAAGGGATGGCGAAATTGTCACCTACACGCAGTCGGGGGATGAGACGCCAATCATCACGAAGCGAATTAAACCCCAAGTTCGCGGTGTGCTCGTTGTAGCCAAAGGGGCCGAGAACAAAGTCGTACGAGGACTGATTGAACAAGCCATTGAAAAAGGTCTGAATGTGCCAAGTTATCGCATTTCTGTTGTCCCGCGCAAGCAGGAATAG
- a CDS encoding Asp23/Gls24 family envelope stress response protein, whose protein sequence is MSTLPTEYERTEIGEIQIAPEVIEVIAGLATVEVKGVAGMSGGFAGGIVELLGRKNLSKGVKVEVGQREAAVDVSVIIEYGNRLPEVAAEIQRNVKRSIETMTGLTVVEVNVHIHDVQFRNNNNVDKNEETDVVLRVK, encoded by the coding sequence ATGAGTACATTACCGACTGAATACGAACGGACGGAAATCGGTGAAATTCAGATCGCTCCAGAAGTGATCGAGGTTATCGCAGGCTTGGCAACGGTTGAGGTTAAAGGTGTTGCGGGCATGAGCGGAGGATTTGCCGGAGGCATTGTGGAGCTTCTTGGACGCAAGAACCTGTCCAAAGGAGTCAAGGTTGAGGTTGGCCAACGTGAGGCTGCAGTTGATGTATCCGTAATCATCGAATACGGCAACCGTCTACCAGAAGTGGCTGCAGAGATTCAGCGCAATGTTAAGCGATCCATCGAGACTATGACCGGTCTGACTGTTGTTGAAGTGAATGTACACATCCATGATGTGCAATTCAGAAACAATAACAATGTGGACAAGAATGAGGAAACAGACGTGGTTTTGCGCGTGAAATAA
- the spoIIIAD gene encoding stage III sporulation protein AD, translating to MEIIQVVGIGLMSTILILILKEQKPLFAFLLATATGIMIFLFLMGKIGMILSTLERVAESSGMEMIYLKTVFKIIGISYIAEFGAQIVRDAGQEGIASKIELAGKVLIMVLAVPIISIIIETVMKLLPA from the coding sequence ATGGAAATCATTCAGGTTGTTGGAATCGGGCTGATGTCGACCATCCTTATCCTTATTCTCAAGGAACAAAAGCCACTGTTCGCCTTTCTGCTCGCTACAGCAACAGGCATTATGATCTTTCTGTTCCTGATGGGCAAGATTGGGATGATCCTCTCTACGCTTGAGCGCGTGGCTGAATCATCAGGGATGGAAATGATCTATCTGAAGACAGTGTTCAAAATTATCGGGATTTCGTATATCGCGGAATTTGGAGCCCAGATTGTACGTGACGCAGGTCAGGAAGGGATCGCCTCCAAAATTGAGCTCGCAGGCAAAGTGCTCATTATGGTGCTGGCCGTACCTATTATCAGCATTATTATCGAAACTGTGATGAAGCTTTTGCCTGCTTGA
- the accC gene encoding acetyl-CoA carboxylase biotin carboxylase subunit yields MNIQKVLIANRGEIAVRIIRACRELGISTVAVYSEPDRDSLHVRLADEAYCIGPTAAKDSYLNFTNIMSVATLTECDAIHPGYGFLAENADFAEICESCNIIFIGPSPDAINRMGDKSVAKETMKLAGVPIIPGSDGIVDDIEEALMVARDIGYPIIVKATAGGGGKGIRIAEDEESLVKQITAAQQEAQKAFGNAGVYLEKLLTGMKHVEIQIIADNHGNVVHLGERDCSVQRRRQKLLEEAPCSVLTQDVREAMGNAAVRAALAVNYSGAGTLEFLLGPDGHFYFMEMNTRIQVEHPVTEMVTGVDLIKEMISVAEGNTLSFTQEDIVINGWSIECRINAEDPERNFMPSPGKIGFYLPPGGLGVRVDSAAYPGYTISPFYDSMIAKLIVWAPTRQEAIAKMKRALAEFAVEGIHTTISFHQKLLEHPVFLEGNFDIKFLEEYEI; encoded by the coding sequence ATGAACATTCAAAAAGTGTTGATTGCTAACCGCGGTGAAATCGCGGTCCGCATTATCAGGGCCTGCCGTGAACTCGGCATTTCCACTGTAGCGGTCTATTCGGAGCCTGACCGGGATTCGTTGCATGTTCGCTTGGCTGATGAAGCCTACTGCATCGGGCCAACGGCGGCCAAGGACAGCTATCTGAATTTTACCAATATTATGAGTGTGGCTACTTTAACAGAATGCGATGCTATTCATCCGGGCTATGGATTTTTGGCTGAAAATGCAGATTTTGCAGAGATATGCGAATCCTGCAATATTATCTTTATCGGACCATCACCAGACGCAATAAACCGCATGGGAGACAAGTCCGTAGCGAAGGAAACGATGAAGCTGGCTGGAGTTCCGATCATTCCAGGCTCTGACGGGATTGTAGATGATATTGAAGAGGCACTTATGGTAGCTCGCGATATTGGATACCCAATTATTGTTAAGGCTACTGCAGGCGGCGGAGGCAAGGGTATTCGCATAGCTGAGGATGAAGAATCTCTGGTGAAGCAGATTACAGCCGCCCAACAGGAAGCGCAGAAGGCATTTGGCAATGCTGGTGTCTATCTTGAAAAATTACTGACAGGTATGAAGCATGTAGAGATTCAGATTATTGCTGATAACCACGGTAATGTAGTTCACCTTGGCGAACGGGATTGTTCCGTTCAGCGTCGCCGCCAGAAGCTTCTGGAAGAAGCGCCTTGTTCTGTATTGACACAGGATGTCCGGGAAGCTATGGGCAATGCGGCAGTCCGCGCAGCGTTGGCGGTTAATTATTCAGGTGCGGGAACATTGGAATTTCTGCTTGGACCAGATGGACACTTCTATTTCATGGAAATGAATACCCGCATTCAGGTCGAGCATCCAGTAACGGAAATGGTTACGGGTGTAGATTTGATTAAGGAAATGATTTCTGTTGCAGAAGGAAACACGCTTTCCTTTACTCAGGAAGATATCGTTATTAACGGCTGGTCGATCGAATGCCGTATTAATGCGGAAGATCCTGAACGTAATTTCATGCCTTCACCGGGCAAAATAGGCTTTTATCTTCCACCCGGCGGACTTGGTGTAAGGGTTGACAGTGCAGCATACCCTGGTTATACGATTTCCCCTTTTTATGATTCCATGATTGCGAAGCTAATTGTCTGGGCACCCACACGTCAGGAAGCTATTGCCAAAATGAAGCGTGCTTTGGCTGAGTTTGCAGTAGAGGGCATACATACTACAATTTCGTTCCATCAGAAATTGCTGGAGCATCCTGTATTTTTGGAAGGCAATTTTGATATTAAGTTTCTGGAAGAATATGAAATTTAG
- a CDS encoding SpoIIIAH-like family protein, translated as MNGKRQTIWLVSMLSLMVVLSAYYLFTEDSGASVPKETAGTIQVDSAKNTADAADPTVGDSGVVVNEVVTQGEVAADPGTAADNSNAATANSDSSAILDDSTAGTTNSADPENTATDTTATNATDEKSTSDQTATNTADSGKVATDPAVTDKAATDTASTSKTKIPAKDDAAILDEVASQSVSASSLFSNYLYEREQKNLKDQNDLLALINDMDKTPADNAVAQEQLRTLEEKESKITGIEEQLQQKYGEAIVKEESGDSYKVVVLSDKLDVKSAVVIVDLVMKELSVSQDKVSVQYVTEQ; from the coding sequence ATGAATGGAAAAAGACAAACAATTTGGTTGGTTTCCATGCTCAGCTTGATGGTGGTCCTTTCGGCATACTATTTATTCACAGAGGATTCTGGAGCTTCGGTTCCAAAAGAAACGGCAGGTACTATTCAGGTAGACTCAGCCAAAAATACTGCGGATGCGGCTGATCCAACGGTTGGTGATTCTGGTGTAGTTGTCAATGAAGTAGTGACACAGGGCGAGGTAGCAGCCGACCCGGGTACCGCTGCTGATAACAGTAATGCTGCAACAGCCAATAGCGACAGCTCCGCAATTCTGGATGACAGCACTGCCGGTACAACCAATAGTGCCGACCCAGAAAACACTGCCACTGATACAACTGCTACTAATGCAACGGATGAAAAATCCACTTCTGACCAAACAGCCACCAATACGGCTGATTCAGGCAAGGTTGCAACAGATCCAGCTGTTACGGATAAAGCTGCAACAGATACGGCGTCAACCTCAAAGACGAAGATTCCGGCCAAAGATGACGCAGCGATCCTGGATGAAGTAGCCTCCCAAAGCGTATCGGCAAGCAGCCTATTCAGTAACTATCTTTACGAACGTGAGCAAAAGAACCTGAAGGATCAAAATGATCTGCTCGCCTTAATCAATGACATGGATAAGACTCCTGCAGATAACGCGGTAGCACAGGAGCAACTCCGTACGCTGGAGGAAAAAGAATCTAAAATCACCGGAATTGAAGAGCAGCTTCAACAAAAATACGGTGAAGCAATTGTGAAAGAGGAGTCTGGAGACTCTTATAAAGTCGTCGTGCTCAGTGACAAGCTGGACGTCAAATCGGCCGTAGTAATTGTGGATCTAGTGATGAAAGAATTGAGTGTATCCCAGGACAAAGTCAGTGTACAGTATGTCACCGAGCAATAA